In Scophthalmus maximus strain ysfricsl-2021 chromosome 5, ASM2237912v1, whole genome shotgun sequence, the sequence TTGAGCCTTTCGGAAACCATGCAGTGAACTCCAGCTGGGTGGCAGTGCAGGTAATGAGTATCAGGTTGTCCATATTTTAACAAAAGTGCCAGTTTGTTCTCTTAAGCTTCACCTTAAATGATCCCGTTAACAGCCAAGGAGTTTTGTTTATTGCATGAAACAGCAACCAAGTGTACGAAGTTGTAAAGAGTGTACTGTTTGGTTGCCCACAGGAGCTGGAGCGATTAGGGCTGGGTGAGGCAGTagacctgtttgtgtgtgaggtgcCTGTTGAATACCAGGCTGTCCAGCGTCTGCTGCCATCACTGTGGAAAGAGCGCCAGCCGCAGGTattcaaaggaaatgaaaccaCGCTTCCACCATATCATGAAAATCTAAAAACTAACCTTTGCCACCTGTGTCTTTTGTCGTCCTCCGCGCAGTTAGTAGTCCACGTCGGTGTTTCTGGATTGGCTACCACAGTCACTCTAGAGCAGTGTGGCCACAACAAGGGTTACAAGCGCCTGGACAACTGCAGCTTCTGCCCGGCCTCCCAGTGTTGCATGGAGCGCGGCCCCAGCTGCATTAGCTCAGTGCTGGACATGGAGACAGTCTGCAAAAGGGTCAACGCCTCTGACATCGGGGTGGCTGTGTCCGTTTCTAGAGATGCAGGGAggtctgtggttttattaacacatgcacacactctgtACATGAACTATTCAACTCATCCTGCTCATTGACCTCAACcaactcaaatatatatattttattatttttgtcagcGTAAAATAAGTACCGGTGTTACCAATAGCATGAGGGTTTCCCGCATGCACAGTATCAGGGCCCTGAAACTAGAACTGCTAAATGGAATTCACCAATTActgatgtgattattattattaaaagttgCCTGATAATCAAGACTGTCCTGTGACTCATCTGACTTTGAAGCTTCTTGGCGTCGTAACAAGCAGAGGCAGCGCCAAGTTGGCTCGCATCCTTTGTGTTTCTAACTGTGCTACTCTCACATCAATTTGATAAAGTAGAAATGTGATAACACAAACTTTACACGATAATACAACCAATCCTTTGCCCCTGGTAGATATCTGTGTGACTACACCTACTACACGTCCCTGTACCTGGGGCAGGGCCGCTCTGCCTTTGTCCACGTGCCTCCGTTAGGAAAACCCTACTGCAGCCAGGAACTGGGCAGAGCCCTTCAGGCCGTCGTATGGGAGATGCTGGACCTGCTGGATCAGGGTCGCACTGAAGAGGAGCACAAACATAACGAGCACTGCAATCACAAGCATcaacaccagcaccaccactgAGGACTgtctctcacagacacataGATCCACCTGATCGAAATGGACCACTGGCTCGTAGTTATGGTTTAATCAATGCAACTTTGAAGCCACATTTTCTAATTAGGGTTtgagacttaaaaaaatgtacttttacagtcacagtttgaaaaaatgaatgggtTTGAATTTCACATGTCAACTTGGAGCTGTGTGTCTGAACTGGGTGAACTGAAGTTGTATCTtaaagatgttgtaggtgtctGTTGTGGACACAACACCCGGACAACATcatctgttgctgttttctttgtgtACGGCTGTGAGTTTGAAAGTGTCTTTAGTGTGCACAAGTATTTGGCATCGAGGAGTATGCGCTATGTCTGCCTCGGATCTTCCATAAGACTGTGAAAATTGACAtcatctcatttatttttcagtacTAGGAAGGTATAGTGGCGACAACTATGAATTGTATGGTGGCTCTCTGTTGTCTCGGCTTCCCTCCACTCCCAAATCCTCTTGGTGGGATTTTGCATATTGTCTTAAAGTAATGTTGTCATTCCTTGTTTTCTTATGCTTTTATTTGCACCAGAGGAATGAAATGAGCCgaagagaaactgaagaaacGTAACGATTCACACTTATAATAATTTGTTTATCTCAGGGAATATATTGTGCAACCAATCCGTTTGCTGTTTGattaacaaaatgtttctgtccTATGTAGTGCAGCTTTGCAAGGCAAAGGCATCTTAAACTTGTGCATAAATACTTCACATacttgtttctttgttccttGTTGTCTTCAGTCAGATGTAACATTTCCTCATTTCAGCAGCATTTGAATTTCTTTGAAAATTTAAATTCTTTCGGTATCAATTTGGTATGGTTGGTAtggtatgtttttttgtctccaatGTTTGAAAGGTTGAGAATCTGTGTTTGAAATTGATGATTTTTGGTTAAattatcaaaaaacaaatgacgaTGGACCATATTTTTCGTTTCTATACACACTTTCCAAGCATCAATGAAATTATAAATAGATAATGTTGAATTTTCTTAAAGAATGCCATGGAGGGATTTTATCAGCAAATAGAAGACTTTCACATTTCTACTGTTCGTAACTTAAGTGAACATGCTAATGTTATTTGACTTTATGTGATACACAGAGAACCGCACCCATGCCAACTGCTTGGAAACTCTTAAAATAAAGTGAGCTTATACCCTGCCAGAGCTAATCGTGATTTGTGATGACTTTGACTCTGGAATCTGTCTGCTGTGTCGTCACGTGCGCTTCCTTTACTCTCCGATTCCTCTGGTGCAGGGTGAGTTACAGTGATACTGGGTGTTGTACATCATGGTTGGACAGACCTGCTGAACTTGTTCTGACCTGACAGATCAGCACAGGACAGGGGGAAGGATCAGGATGTTCCACATCAGAGacagtttgaaaatgtaatattaagGACTGTATTTGATGTTTCAAAGTAGAAAATTGGTCCTAACTGCATAGACGAAAAGTCTAACACTGAAGCATTTTAGTCCAACTTTTGGGCACAAGAGTAAATCCATTTCTACCACCCCTCATAACCTACCAGTCCCAGCACCAGTACCAGTAAAAGGATGTATGAGTAGGCAAGCAAGTTCCAGTGGtagatacaaaataaaattatattcatatctaaaaataaaatgtcaaataaaatatgaagtatatattatatattatatatattttattatgtgtTACCATGCGTCATTATTCATTAGTGCCTGTGTACAATACTATTTTGTGCAAATTCAGATTTCATTCTTTAATTTTGTAAGATATGTTGTAAAAACGCGTCGTATGTATTCATACATATATTATACTGTAAAATGTACAGAACAAGTAGTGTAATAAAACAGAACAAGTAGtcaaatataaatttaaatatgaaaaagctGTAATCACACTCCATATCTCAGGACTCAACCCTCCACAGTTGCTGCACAAACAAATATGAGCTATACGAGTAAATACAATATTAAAGATCTGACCTTGTTGCATAACAAAAACTTTCTGTTCAcgtgtctccttgtctccttccctcgctccctcgcagATGACTCCCtgaaggagacgagtggtagtgaaggagacgagtgggagggaaggagacgagtggtagtgaaggagacgagtggtagtgaaggagacgagtgaaggagacgagtggtagtgaaggagacgagcgggagtgaaggagacgagtgaaggagacgagtggtagtgaaggagacgagtgaaggagacgagtggtagtgaaggagacgagcgggagtgaaggagacgagtgaaggagacgagtggtagtgaaggagacgagtgaaggagacgagtggtagtgaaggagacgagtggtagtgaaggagacgagtggtagtgaaggagacgagtgaaggagacgagcgggagtgaaggagacgagagaaggagacgagtggtagtgaaggagacgagcgggagtgaaggagacgagcgggggtgaaggagacgagaggagacgagcgggagtgaaggagacgagtggtagtgaaggagacgagaggagacgagtggtagtgaaggagacgagcgggagtgaaggagacgagcgggggtgaaggagacgagaggagacgagcgggagtgaaggagacgagtggtagtgaaggagacgagaggagacgagtggtagtgaaggagacgagaggagacgagcgggagtgaaggagacgagcgggggtgaaggagacgagaggagacgagcgggagtgaaggagacgagtggtagtgaaggagacgagaggagacgagcgggagtgaaggagacgagcgggggtgaaggagacgagaggagacgagcgggagtgaaggagacgagtggtagtgaaggagacgagaggagacgagcgggagtgaaggagacgagtggtagtgaaggagacgagaggagacgagcgggagtgaaggagacgagtggtagtgaaggagacgagaggagacgagtggtagtgaaggagacgagaggagacgagcgggagtgaaggagacgagcgggggtgaaggagacgagcgggggtgaaggagacgagaggagacgagcgggagtgaaggagacgagtggtagtgaaggagacgagtgaaggagacgagtggtagtgaaggagacgagcgggggtgaaggagacgagtggtagtgaaggagacgagtgaaggagacgagtggtagtgaaggagacgagcgggggtgaaggagacgagtggtagtgaaggagacgagtgaaggagacgagtgatagtgaaggagacgagtggtagtgaaggagacgagtggtagtgaaggagacgagcgggggtgaaggagacgagcgggagtgaaggagacgagtggtagtgaaggagacgagtgaaggagacgagtgatagtgaaggagacgagcgggagtgaaggagacgagtgaaggagacgagtggtagtgaaggagacgagaggtagtgaaggagacgagaggagacgagcgggagtgaaggagacgagtgaaggagacgagtggtagtgaaggagacgagcggtagtgaaggagacgagcgggagtgaaggagacgagtgaaggagacgagtggtagtgaaggagacgagcggGGGGAGGAGACAAACGGAACGCAGCCGCAGTCGAGTCTGCCCGTCTCCCTCACACCGCCACTGTTTGTCATCTTCCCCATCAACACTCCTGTCCCCGTCAGTCTCCCCCCGCCAGTAAGCGACCGCCCGTGGAACATTGTTGACGAAATACCGCCGACGAGAAGGCGACAACATGAGCGTCGAGGCGTACGGGCCGAGTTCGCAGACCCTCACGTTCCTGGACACCGAGGACGCCGAGCTGATGGGGGCGGACACGCAGGGCTCCGAGTACGACTTCACCGATTTCACCCTGCCGAGCCAGACCCAGACCCAAGGCCAGACCCAGAGCCAGCTCGACGGGCAGGTGGGTCCGCGGCGACTCGGCGTCACGGCTGCCGTGTTAGCTCACAACATCGCCGGTTAGCCCCCGGTGTTAGCCCCCCGGTGTTAGCCCCGTGACGCCGCCATCCGTCACCGTGCTGGTATCCTCCTAATTGGCTAGCATGCTAGCTAACTAGCTCGCAGCTCAGAGTTAGCATGCTGCTTATTGCGATTCAAacacggtgtgtgtttgtgcacttgTTTACACTAGCTACTCTTAGTGTCCACTGACGACAACAACCACCGAGGTCAGTGCACACACAGCTAGCTTCACATGCTAACTCAGGGTCTGTCAGCAAACCGTCTATTGatgtcagaatcagaatcagtttttatTGCCAGATATCAGGCTACATACGaggaatttgttttggtgtttttaaggtgcatgtagcagtcacatgtatacacagaattagaaaaaatgtagaataagataaaatgaaataaaattcacactatttatattaaatatctgggtcacagatggttaaatgtgagtgtggtggattacgttaatataacgtgtaatgtccatggggaaggaagggaggtgtcagtcggggtcccgggccttgttgatgaggccgatggcagaagggaagaaactCTCTTTGTGACGGGAGGTTTTGGTCTTGACACACCTAAACCTCTTGCTGGAGGGGAGCATTTAAATAAGTTTGTGTCCGGGGTGGGAGGGATGTGCTACGATCTTTCCTGCAGGCTTCAGAGTCCTGGAGGGACGGCAGGTTGCAGCCAATCACCTTATGACATTTATTAAAGTAGACTGcaagtgaatatatatatatatatatatatatatatatatatatatatatatatatatatatatatgatcatcAAATTAGTTATGTCTGTTTGGTTGTCCAGGCTTTGGACAATCCGTGATGGTTCTGTATGAGTTTATCCCTCATGTCAGGCTgatatcaattaaaaaaaaaagaataatattcaTGGTTCTTCACACCCTGTCTCCTCAGGTCAACGGTGCTGACGGGCTGTTACAGAATGGAGTTGACCCCGTGGTGAAAGCCGGTCAGTTGCTGGCAGAGCTGAACtttgaggaggatgaggaggacacCTACTACACCAAGGACCTTCCTGCACATGCCTGCAGGTGAGGGGCCACACTCATGTGACTGGTCCACCGGTCGTCAGAGTGGAAGAGGTCACTTGTGATGATTTTATgttctttcagaaaaaaatgaaattttgtCCCATGAAGTGTCTTGTCAGCAATTTctgatgattgtttttatttgttactGCTAGAAACAACCCCTCTCTTTACACTCAGTGTCAGTGGGTTGTGGGATCCTCTCCATGTGCATATTAGTCAACCAATACACTCTGCAGTCATTTTTTATGCCACTTTTTTAAGTGTAATGTTACATGAAATTGTTCTAGCTGAGTGTATTTAAAGCAGATACCTTCTGCTCTAAATACACTCATTCAGTCTGCTGCTTTCTGTCTAAGTTGGCCCTTCATTTTCCCTGGAATAGCAACAGCAATATTTGGTGAAACTAGTAAAATACAGTTAATAAGAAGGCAAAAACAGGATTGTGGAGGCATGCAGGCTGAGCTTGCAGATAGTCCTTGACACAGAGGAAGCCCATCTGACCTTATCTATAGTCAGTGTGCTGGCCAACTTTGTCACTTCACTCCAGTAATTTACTCTAGTGCTAACACGCACTCCTCCCTGCAACCACACACTGCAGATTTACATTTACGTCAGATTATTAGAGCATATCACGTCTAATGTCAGTGATGAATAGTCACTATTGGTGTTGCGTCATGCCACGCAGTGCTGCTGTCCTCATACTCAGTCATCTCACAGTGCTGTCTAACTAACTTTCTGTCAGACATGAGCTGTGCCAAAAAAAGTCCAGCTGAGTTTGTCTGACCAGACCGTCTCGGTTCCTCAGTGAGATAACAACTCAGGTTGTTTCTCTAAAAACTGATGTCAATTTCAGGAGCAgcaaaatcaaataatttgaaTAGTTTTTGCTGAAGATTGACAATTTTAACAAATTATTTTGGACATGGAACTTGGACCTCATTTGTCTCTTCAAATGTAACACCATATCGTTTCCTAAATTTTTATATAAACTTTAATAACCATTGACAACATTCTTCTTCATTTTGGTTTCTCAAAAATTCTCACAGCACTGACAGTTTCCTGAAAAGTGTCCATCACTGTAAGTCACCTTAAGGTATTTGATGCtgaaagtgggggaaaaaaggaaaaatcattCATTGAACATGTGCTATTGCTTTGACATATGTAAAACTTATATAAAACGAATGGGTACTTCTGTGATTTTAGTTTCATTAATGAAAGATATGTTTGTGACATGAGGTAATCTGAttctgttttattaatttatcataAGATATCCGTTAATTTTTTTCGGTGCTTGTTATGTTCTGAAACAGATGCGACTTTAGACTAAGTCCCTTCTGACTCTCCTCTGTTATAGTTACTGTGGGATTCATGATCCAGCCTGTGTGGTTTACTGCAACACCAGCAAGAAGTGGTTTTGTAACGGCCGTGGAAACACATCCGGGAGGTAAGATAGTGTGAATTATCCGCTTTTGATTGACCCTCCCTGGCTATACTCAATGAACTGGGGAGAGAATCACATCATTACTGCAAGAGGACAGAACACAGTTACTGTAATAACATGTCTTTATTATGTATAACTTACATGTCACACACAATATCATTTACAAACAGTCCAGGTGAGCAGTACTGTATGTCCTTTACAAAGAAAATCTTTTCTGTCAGAGGAGGTTCATCAGAGTCTTACAGGCAGCTGGCAGATAAATGGATAATCCAAACACTAACTGAATTTTCTGGCCTTATTGACAAATAGTATTTAGTCATATACAAGTAAATGAAATATAACCATGAACAGATAGTAATACAGCTTGTAAGGATGTTCATAATCCTCCATACATGTTGATCCTATTGTATGTTTAAGGACTAATTGCTGGTGTATAAACCCTCTCTGTGTATTGGACTGTAGTCTTTTTTTAGGCGTTTCTTCCGGCAGAAACATTGATTATCATTCTCGGCACTTTTAGCCACATTGTCAACCACCTTGTGAGAGCAAAGTCCAAGGAGGTGACCCTGCATAAAGATGGCCCTCTGGGGGAAACGGTACTGGAGTGTTACAACTGTGGCTGCCGCAATGTCTTCCTGCTGGGCTTTATCCCCGCCAAGGCTGATTCAGTGGTGGTGTTACTGTGCAGGTGAGGGCACGTACTGTATATGCAACTGACTACACAGGGTCAGTCAGAGAGAACAGAgcatttcacatttacatttgacatgtttgttttggtcgTCGCGCAGGCAGCCATGTGCCAGCCAGAGCAGTCTGAAAGACATCAACTGGGACAGCTCACAGTGGCAGCCTCTCATCCAGGACCGCTGCTTTCTTTCCTGGCTGGTCAAAATCCCCTCCGAACAGGAGCAGCTCAGGGCCCGGCAGATCACCGCCCAGCAGATCAACAAGCTGGAGGAACTCTGGAAGGTACTGTTAATGCGACTGTCCTTGCACACACCCGCCATTTTACGATGTAAATACTCCCACACAACTTAAATTTGAACATGTGTAGGGCTTATCTATATAGTTAACCAAATATGCTCATAAAGTTGAGTGTGATGCAAGTTAATTACTGCACGTGTGCTGAGTTGTTTCTCACTTCCGTATCAGTTTCATTGCCTGTTTCATgcctgtgttgctgctgtgatgaGGTTCACTCCAACCCAGCAGttcctctgtatttcttttccATATGCTCATAGCATAACATTAATAAGCTTATTGTTTTATTGAAGCCATGACAACGTGACAGTGAACCAACAATGCTCAATACCAGGaccttgaaatgtgttttgagaAAAGGCCTGTTGTCTGAATCTGTCCAAGTTGAATTTAGGAGATTTGAAGATATTGATAGAAAACACTCAACTCAAATTATAATTACtcaaaacataaacatcatcTCACCCGGCAGGAAAATCCCACTGCGACCTTGGAGGATCTGGAGAAGCCGGGTGTGGATGAGGAGCCCCAGCATGTCCTGCTCCGCTACGAGGATGCTTATCAGTACCAGAACATCTTCGGTCCTCTTGTGAAGCTGGAAGCTGATTACGATAAGAAACTTAAAGAGTCCCaggttttataaaaaaacaacaacaaaaaattgttttttccttcttgtatATGGATCAAATCATCAGTTAATTAGTACATTGTTTCAGTTGTATTTGaattcagtttattttcaaatgcttttgaTTAAGATGATTTCTGTTGctatttgaatattaaatatgcattttatgTTGCTTCCTAACAGACACAAGACAACATTACAGTCAGATGGGACTTGGGACTGAATAAAAAGAGGATTGCATATTTCACTCTTCCCAAGACAGACTCAGGTATTGATTTGTAGTTTGCTTCAGGTGTATTTTTAATCACAACAGCTGCATTGTTCATCAACATATTCTGAGTCATGTGTACTCAGTCGTCATTATTTCTCAAGGGATGGTCCACTCCCAGCCTCAAACTTTTGACCCTAGACATTTTGATCTCAACTACACACCTGTAAAGTTTCAGGACTCAGTCATGCAGCTgtacagacaaagagacagataaataaacacttGCCAAAGTAAATAACACCTCCTCTGTGGCAGTTCTGACACATTTCATGACTTTTGATTAATTATTGTTGGTGTATGTCTTGTCTGCTCTCCTTGTAGATATGCGACTGATGCAGGGAGATGAAATCTGTCTCAGGTACAAAGGAGACCTGGCACCTCCATGGAAAGGCATTGGACATG encodes:
- the LOC118310801 gene encoding pyroglutamyl-peptidase 1 isoform X2, which codes for MMANKKKVIVTGFEPFGNHAVNSSWVAVQELERLGLGEAVDLFVCEVPVEYQAVQRLLPSLWKERQPQLVVHVGVSGLATTVTLEQCGHNKGYKRLDNCSFCPASQCCMERGPSCISSVLDMETVCKRVNASDIGVAVSVSRDAGRYLCDYTYYTSLYLGQGRSAFVHVPPLGKPYCSQELGRALQAVVWEMLDLLDQGRTEEEHKHNEHCNHKHQHQHHH
- the LOC118310801 gene encoding pyroglutamyl-peptidase 1 isoform X1, which gives rise to MMANKKKVIVTGFEPFGNHAVNSSWVAVQVELERLGLGEAVDLFVCEVPVEYQAVQRLLPSLWKERQPQLVVHVGVSGLATTVTLEQCGHNKGYKRLDNCSFCPASQCCMERGPSCISSVLDMETVCKRVNASDIGVAVSVSRDAGRYLCDYTYYTSLYLGQGRSAFVHVPPLGKPYCSQELGRALQAVVWEMLDLLDQGRTEEEHKHNEHCNHKHQHQHHH